The genomic DNA ATCATAGAAGGTAACAAGGGAAATCGCGCGTGAACCGTACAGGCCCGATCGAAGTCGTCGTCGCCGACAAAAGCCCGCTGATCCTCAACGCGCTCGAACAGATTTTCTCCGGTGACGAGCGGTTTTCCCTGGTGGCCAACGCTTCCGACGGCGAGCGGTTCCTGGAGGCCGTCGACCGGCTCGCGTTCGATGTCGGCGTGATCGGCTGGGTGATGCCGTACCTGGACGGGGCCGGGGTGCTGAAGGCAATCGCGTCGCGCCCGCGGGCACCTAAAATCGTCATTTACACCGGCGATCCGGGTCCGGATTTGCCGCGCCGCGCGATGCTGTTGGGCGCGGCGGGCTTTTGCTCGAAACGCGAAAAGCCGGAAATCCTGCTCTCGACGGTCCAAGCGGTGGCGGAGGGACGCATGGTCTTTCCGTTCATGGACATGAGCAAGCCGCAAACCGATCCGTTCGCAAGCCTGACCGTGCGGGAGCGCGATCTCTTCGGCTCGCTCGCGCAGGGTCTGACCAACGCCCAGATCGCCAAGGCGCTCGGCGTTTCGCTCAACACCGTGAAATTCCACCTCAAGAATTTGTACGAGAAGCTCGGCGTTTCGAACCGGGCCCAGGCGGTCGCCTATTACATGAAATGGGAGCCGCCCCGCTAAAGAGCGGGTTCCTCCGGCTGTTTCAAATCCATTGAATTTTTAATGGATTATAGGCCTTTCCACCCGTGAACGGCCCTTAAGGGTAGTTTTATACTACCCTAAATATACATAAAAACAGCCAATTTGGGTGTTCCATAAATATTAGAAACAATGAATTTTAAATAAGTTCATTTTCATATAAAAAGACCCACTCTAAAGGGCAGTGCTTGATGGGGGAGCCAAAATGGCTTGGGACACCTTTCTCGAATCGCTGCTGATCTACGCGCTGCGCCGCGCGACCGAAGGGGCCGCACGCGCCGCCTACGAGTGGCTCGGGCGCGGCGAAAAGAGTCTGTCCGACCGCGCGGCCATGAACGCCATGCGCTGCGAACTCGACCGGCTTCCGATCGGGGGCGTGGTGGTGATCGGCGACGCCTCCCTCGACGAAAAGGCGAGCCTCAAGACGGGCCAGCGGATCGGCAAGCTCGATGCCGATCTCCAGTTCGACATCGCGGTCGATCCGGTCGAGGGCACCAGCTACCTCGCGCGCGGGCTCACCAACGCCATGGCGGTGATGGCGCTGGCGCCCAAGGGGACGCTCTATCAGCCCGGACCCGCCTTCTACATGGAAAAATTCGTGGCGCCGCCGGCGGCCAAGGGAAAAATCGACCCGAAAGCGCCGGTCGAGGAAAAACTGCGCACGCTCGCCGGAATCCT from Rhodospirillales bacterium includes the following:
- a CDS encoding response regulator transcription factor; the encoded protein is MNRTGPIEVVVADKSPLILNALEQIFSGDERFSLVANASDGERFLEAVDRLAFDVGVIGWVMPYLDGAGVLKAIASRPRAPKIVIYTGDPGPDLPRRAMLLGAAGFCSKREKPEILLSTVQAVAEGRMVFPFMDMSKPQTDPFASLTVRERDLFGSLAQGLTNAQIAKALGVSLNTVKFHLKNLYEKLGVSNRAQAVAYYMKWEPPR